In Nocardioides marinus, one DNA window encodes the following:
- the prfA gene encoding peptide chain release factor 1 codes for MFEAVEGMLAEHGELEQQLARPETHADARLAKRLNQRYAALSAIVDTWRDWQGIGEDLEAARELAGEDPSFAEEAEELAARRVTTEERLRRLLVPRDPADDKDALLEVKSGEGGEESALFAGDLLRMYTRFAEQRGWSIEVLEATESDLGGYKSVTVAVKAKGTPAPGEAPYALLKFEGGVHRVQRVPVTESQGRVHTSAAGVLVLPEAEQVDVSIDENDLRIDVFRSSGPGGQSVNTTDSAVRITHVPSGIVVSCQNEKSQLQNKEQALRILRARLLAAAQEEADAAAGEARRSQVRTVDRSERIRTYNYPENRISDHRTGYKSYNLDQVLDGALEPVLASCVDADMAARLAALED; via the coding sequence GTGTTCGAGGCCGTCGAGGGGATGCTCGCCGAGCACGGTGAGCTCGAGCAGCAGCTCGCCCGTCCCGAGACCCACGCGGACGCCCGGCTGGCCAAGCGGCTCAACCAGCGCTACGCCGCGCTGTCGGCCATCGTCGACACCTGGCGCGACTGGCAGGGAATCGGGGAGGACCTCGAGGCCGCACGCGAGCTGGCCGGGGAGGATCCCTCCTTCGCCGAGGAGGCCGAGGAGCTGGCCGCGCGCCGCGTCACCACCGAGGAGCGGCTGCGCCGACTCCTCGTGCCCCGCGACCCGGCCGACGACAAGGACGCCCTGCTGGAGGTCAAGTCCGGCGAGGGCGGCGAGGAGTCGGCGCTGTTCGCCGGCGACCTGCTGCGGATGTACACCCGCTTCGCCGAGCAGCGCGGGTGGAGCATCGAGGTGCTGGAGGCCACCGAGTCCGACCTGGGCGGCTACAAGTCGGTCACGGTCGCGGTCAAGGCCAAGGGCACGCCTGCGCCGGGCGAGGCGCCGTACGCGCTGTTGAAGTTCGAGGGCGGTGTGCACCGCGTCCAGCGCGTTCCCGTCACCGAGTCGCAGGGCCGGGTGCACACCAGCGCCGCGGGCGTCCTGGTGCTCCCCGAGGCCGAGCAGGTCGACGTCAGCATCGACGAGAACGACCTGCGCATCGACGTGTTCCGCTCCAGCGGGCCGGGCGGGCAGAGCGTCAACACCACCGACTCCGCGGTCCGCATCACCCACGTGCCCTCGGGCATCGTGGTCTCCTGCCAGAACGAGAAGTCCCAGCTGCAGAACAAGGAGCAGGCGCTGCGCATCCTGCGCGCGCGTCTGCTCGCCGCGGCCCAGGAGGAGGCCGACGCCGCCGCCGGCGAGGCCCGCCGCAGCCAGGTGCGCACGGTGGACCGCTCCGAGCGGATCCGCACCTACAACTACCCCGAGAACCGCATCTCCGACCACCGCACGGGCTACAAGTCCTACAACCTCGACCAGGTCCTGGACGGCGCCCTCGAGCCGGTGCTCGCCTCGTGCGTGGACGCCGACATGGCGGCGCGGCTCGCGGCCCTCGAGGACTGA
- the rpmE gene encoding 50S ribosomal protein L31 — translation MKKDIHPEYVETQVTCTCGSTFTTRSTATSGTIRADVCSQCHPFYTGKQKILDTGGRVARFEARYAKAAKK, via the coding sequence ATGAAGAAGGACATCCACCCGGAGTACGTCGAGACCCAGGTGACCTGCACCTGCGGCAGCACGTTCACCACCCGCAGCACCGCGACCTCCGGCACGATCCGCGCCGACGTCTGCTCGCAGTGCCACCCGTTCTACACCGGCAAGCAGAAGATCCTCGACACCGGCGGCCGCGTCGCCCGCTTCGAGGCCCGCTACGCCAAGGCTGCCAAGAAGTAG
- the atpE gene encoding ATP synthase F0 subunit C: MAVEGSANMIGYGLAAIGPGVGIGLIFAAYISGVARQPEAQGRLQSIAILGFALAEALAIIGIALAFVL, from the coding sequence ATGGCTGTTGAGGGCTCCGCGAACATGATCGGTTACGGCCTGGCCGCCATCGGGCCCGGTGTCGGTATCGGTCTGATCTTCGCCGCCTACATCTCCGGCGTCGCGCGTCAGCCCGAGGCGCAGGGTCGCCTCCAGTCGATCGCCATCCTGGGCTTCGCGCTCGCCGAGGCGCTCGCCATCATCGGTATCGCCCTCGCGTTCGTCCTCTGA
- a CDS encoding L-threonylcarbamoyladenylate synthase → MERYGTDGEEERESAIEAAALALQRGGLAVIPTDTVYGIAADAFDPAAVRALLAAKGRGREMPPPVLVSAATTLDALAVRVPGYARTLVEEFWPGPLTLVCHQQTSLQWDLGETRGTVAVRMPDHALAREVLERTGPLAVSSANLTGMPAATDADRAEDMLGEVVDVIVDDGASPGGEASTIVDVTGTQGRVLRLGALSLEQLNAVLEPLGATLVLEDGAPDADQDTDQDTGPDSDQEKDSDEGGA, encoded by the coding sequence ATGGAGCGCTACGGCACCGACGGCGAGGAGGAGCGCGAGAGCGCCATCGAGGCGGCCGCCCTGGCCCTGCAGCGCGGGGGGCTGGCCGTCATCCCCACCGACACCGTCTACGGCATCGCCGCCGATGCGTTCGACCCCGCGGCGGTCCGGGCCCTGCTCGCCGCCAAGGGTCGCGGCCGGGAGATGCCGCCGCCCGTGCTGGTCTCGGCAGCCACCACGCTCGACGCCCTGGCCGTCCGGGTTCCGGGCTACGCCCGCACGCTCGTGGAGGAGTTCTGGCCGGGTCCGCTGACCCTGGTCTGCCACCAGCAGACCTCGCTGCAGTGGGACCTGGGGGAGACGCGGGGGACCGTGGCCGTGCGGATGCCCGACCACGCACTGGCCCGGGAGGTGCTCGAGCGCACCGGACCGTTGGCCGTCTCCTCGGCCAACCTGACCGGCATGCCCGCGGCGACCGACGCCGACCGGGCCGAGGACATGCTCGGCGAGGTCGTGGACGTCATCGTCGACGACGGTGCCTCGCCCGGCGGTGAGGCCTCCACGATCGTCGACGTCACCGGCACCCAGGGGCGGGTCCTGCGCCTCGGGGCACTGTCGCTGGAGCAGCTCAACGCGGTGCTCGAGCCGTTGGGCGCGACGCTCGTGCTCGAGGACGGCGCGCCGGACGCCGACCAGGACACCGACCAGGACACCGGGCCGGACAGTGACCAGGAGAAGGACAGCGACGAGGGCGGGGCCTGA
- the atpB gene encoding F0F1 ATP synthase subunit A, producing the protein MSNIRTEFTPPGPADFDLPPVGGGSTFEFMGQEMVLGVTKPMLQLVLAAVLVFGFFYVAARKREMVPGKLQFVGEEAYSFVRNSMGRDIIGSHDFMRFTPYLFALFFFILLNNLFASIPFLQFPTFSRSGMVYGLAAMSWVIYNAVGMKKHGVLGYLKLQSVPSGVGGPILLLLIPLEFLSNIIVRPVTLALRLFANMLAGHLLLILFALGGEYLILEMSLAYAPVGILAWVLFIAIAFLELLVQFLQAYVFVLLNAMYIQGALADEH; encoded by the coding sequence TTGAGCAACATCCGCACGGAGTTCACCCCGCCGGGTCCGGCAGACTTCGACCTGCCCCCCGTGGGTGGCGGCAGCACCTTCGAGTTCATGGGCCAGGAGATGGTCCTGGGCGTCACGAAGCCGATGCTGCAGCTCGTGCTCGCGGCCGTCCTGGTCTTCGGGTTCTTCTACGTCGCCGCGCGCAAGCGCGAGATGGTCCCCGGCAAGCTGCAGTTCGTCGGCGAGGAGGCCTACTCCTTCGTCCGCAACTCCATGGGTCGCGACATCATCGGCAGCCACGACTTCATGCGGTTCACGCCGTACCTCTTCGCGCTGTTCTTCTTCATCCTGCTCAACAACCTCTTCGCCTCCATCCCGTTCCTGCAGTTCCCGACGTTCTCGCGCTCGGGCATGGTCTACGGCCTGGCCGCGATGAGCTGGGTGATCTACAACGCCGTGGGCATGAAGAAGCACGGTGTGCTGGGCTACCTCAAGCTGCAGTCGGTCCCCTCCGGCGTCGGCGGCCCGATCCTGCTGCTGCTGATCCCGCTGGAGTTCCTCTCCAACATCATCGTCCGCCCGGTGACGCTGGCGCTGCGTCTGTTCGCCAACATGCTGGCCGGCCACCTGCTGCTCATCCTCTTCGCGCTCGGCGGTGAGTACCTCATCCTGGAGATGTCCCTGGCCTACGCGCCGGTCGGCATCCTGGCCTGGGTGCTGTTCATCGCCATCGCGTTCCTGGAGCTGCTGGTCCAGTTCCTCCAGGCCTACGTGTTCGTCCTCCTCAACGCCATGTACATCCAGGGCGCACTGGCCGACGAGCACTGA
- a CDS encoding ATP-binding protein, with amino-acid sequence MTPALHRLTVLVVLMAVVAIVGVLLSTRAVNSLTEELQPAAAANQDVLLDLTALEGAVSNWARSADPAAVDEYDQLLARLPGDQREVRAFAEGDSALTLLVTQQENAIDAWVEQYAQPRVDAPGGPDSYQPRRYRTGQRLFADVLQAHQATAAAFGDRVRQASADAAWRLRGTIAAVALLALISWLVVSRSRARMLSQVSEPLVELERVVHLMVKDPSLRARADGPKELRSVIEALNALADAQARSLAVEAKIQASLRTLDTAKDDFVSNVSHELRTPLTTISGYLEVVAEEFDGVMSPRHERILEASRRNVARLKTLIDDLLTLSKAETRSTDLEAADLATLVRDAVTDVRITAAGRGIAVSFSMPEDPVPVLADRAMLGRAMLNLLSNAVKFSLDGGRVEVDLVVAARHVVVRVRDHGIGIPAGELERLGTRFFRASNAVTNEIAGTGLGIRIVQTIVDKHAGEMRIDSEEGRGTTVSVRLPLLGDPAALEPSGRPAWQPGVPVEGTTDEPVAAAVDEPTDQTADETTGQQAADAMGERARN; translated from the coding sequence GTGACGCCCGCGCTGCACCGGCTGACCGTGCTGGTGGTGCTGATGGCCGTCGTGGCCATCGTCGGCGTGCTGCTGTCGACCCGGGCGGTCAACAGCCTCACCGAGGAGCTGCAGCCGGCCGCCGCCGCCAACCAGGACGTGCTCCTCGACCTCACCGCGCTCGAGGGAGCGGTGTCGAACTGGGCCCGCAGCGCGGACCCGGCGGCCGTCGACGAGTACGACCAGCTCCTGGCCCGGCTCCCCGGGGACCAGCGCGAGGTCCGCGCCTTCGCCGAGGGCGACTCCGCGCTCACGCTGCTGGTCACCCAGCAGGAGAACGCCATCGACGCCTGGGTGGAGCAGTACGCCCAGCCGCGGGTCGACGCACCCGGCGGGCCCGACAGCTACCAGCCGCGCCGCTACCGCACCGGTCAGCGGCTCTTCGCCGACGTCCTGCAGGCCCACCAGGCCACCGCGGCCGCCTTCGGGGACCGGGTCCGTCAGGCCAGTGCCGATGCGGCCTGGCGGCTGCGCGGCACGATCGCCGCCGTCGCCCTGCTGGCCCTGATCTCCTGGCTGGTCGTCTCGCGGTCCCGGGCCAGGATGCTCAGCCAGGTCTCCGAGCCGCTGGTCGAGCTCGAGCGGGTGGTGCACCTGATGGTCAAGGACCCGAGCCTGCGGGCCCGTGCCGATGGCCCCAAGGAGCTGCGCTCGGTCATCGAGGCCCTCAACGCCCTGGCGGACGCCCAGGCCCGTTCGCTGGCGGTCGAGGCCAAGATCCAGGCCTCGCTGCGCACGCTGGACACCGCCAAGGACGACTTCGTCTCCAACGTCTCCCACGAGCTGCGCACCCCGCTGACCACCATCAGCGGCTACCTGGAGGTCGTGGCCGAGGAGTTCGACGGGGTGATGTCCCCCCGGCACGAGCGCATCCTGGAGGCGAGCCGCCGCAACGTGGCCCGCCTCAAGACGCTCATCGACGACCTGCTGACCCTGTCCAAAGCCGAGACCCGGAGCACCGACCTCGAGGCGGCCGACCTCGCGACGCTGGTCCGCGACGCGGTCACCGACGTACGCATCACTGCCGCCGGACGCGGCATCGCTGTGAGCTTCTCGATGCCGGAGGACCCGGTGCCCGTGCTCGCGGACCGCGCGATGCTGGGTCGCGCCATGCTCAACCTGCTGTCCAACGCCGTGAAGTTCAGCCTCGACGGCGGCCGCGTGGAGGTCGACCTGGTGGTGGCGGCGCGCCACGTCGTGGTCCGCGTCCGCGACCACGGGATCGGCATCCCGGCCGGTGAGCTGGAACGCCTGGGCACCCGCTTCTTCCGGGCCTCGAACGCCGTGACCAACGAGATCGCCGGCACCGGCCTCGGCATCCGCATCGTGCAGACCATCGTGGACAAGCACGCCGGCGAGATGCGCATCGACTCCGAGGAAGGGCGCGGGACCACCGTCTCCGTCCGCCTCCCGCTCCTCGGCGATCCTGCAGCGCTGGAGCCCAGCGGCCGTCCCGCCTGGCAGCCCGGGGTGCCGGTGGAGGGGACCACCGACGAGCCGGTGGCGGCAGCCGTCGACGAGCCCACCGACCAGACGGCCGACGAGACCACCGGCCAGCAGGCGGCGGACGCGATGGGGGAGCGGGCCCGGAATTAG
- a CDS encoding F0F1 ATP synthase subunit delta, giving the protein MTSDFRGASADAVATLTGELEAAVSGSPESAPQIAGDLFEVAQTLRAEGALRRFATDASIPVEAKTGVVGEVLGGKVAEASLALVRSAVGRRWTSSRDLADVLEHLSVVATVRSASGDSERLADELFAVARTVKDNPSLRDGLSDPARSVADKERLVDDLLGGKTLPATIVLAKQALHGTYRTVGVALAEYQKVAATVAGENVATVRVARALSEAEQQRLADVLSRQYGRPVHLNTIVDPDVLGGIRVEIGDDVIDGTVSGRLDDARRLLAG; this is encoded by the coding sequence ATGACCTCGGACTTCCGCGGAGCCTCGGCCGACGCCGTCGCGACGCTCACCGGCGAGCTGGAGGCTGCGGTCTCCGGCTCGCCGGAGTCCGCCCCGCAGATCGCGGGCGACCTCTTCGAGGTGGCCCAGACGCTGCGGGCGGAGGGTGCGCTGCGACGGTTCGCGACCGACGCCTCGATCCCCGTCGAGGCCAAGACCGGCGTGGTGGGCGAGGTGCTCGGCGGCAAGGTCGCCGAGGCGAGCCTGGCCCTGGTCCGCTCGGCGGTCGGCCGGCGCTGGACCTCCTCGCGCGACCTCGCCGACGTGCTGGAGCACCTCAGCGTCGTCGCCACGGTCCGCTCGGCCTCGGGCGACTCCGAGCGGCTCGCCGACGAGCTGTTCGCCGTCGCCCGGACCGTCAAGGACAACCCGTCGCTGCGCGACGGCCTCTCGGACCCGGCACGCTCGGTGGCCGACAAGGAGCGGCTCGTCGACGACCTGCTGGGCGGCAAGACCCTGCCGGCCACGATCGTGCTGGCCAAGCAGGCGCTGCACGGCACCTACCGCACGGTGGGCGTGGCACTGGCCGAGTACCAGAAGGTCGCTGCGACCGTGGCCGGCGAAAACGTCGCCACCGTGCGGGTCGCCCGTGCCCTGAGCGAGGCCGAGCAGCAGCGCCTCGCCGACGTCCTGTCGCGCCAGTACGGCCGACCGGTCCACCTCAACACCATCGTCGACCCGGACGTCCTCGGCGGCATCCGCGTGGAGATCGGTGACGACGTCATCGACGGCACGGTCTCCGGCCGCCTCGACGACGCCCGCCGACTGCTCGCCGGCTGA
- a CDS encoding MraY family glycosyltransferase — protein MREYVVVFLVAMAVSYLLTVVAREIALRTGAVARVRDRDVHDEPIPYLGGLAMLGGLVAAYLVARELPFLSTGAGEFVFRDAGVVIGAGALICAVGVLDDLFELDALTKLGGQLLAAGFLVAFGVQFYFFTVPGGEVFSLDAAQGALLTGFLVIATVNAVNFVDGLDGLAAGVVGIGALAFFLYCYQLTSINDTSRATTAALLTVALAGACAGFLPHNINPARLFMGDSGSMLIGLVLSAGAVTLTGQFNEVDLSQGSGAGGDASLVLLLPILLPVAILVVPLLDLVLAVVRRTRAGRSPFAPDKQHLHHRLLEIGHSQRRAVFIMWLWAGLVAFGTVLVSLYSGPLVVGGVVAATLFTVGLTFLLPRLHRAGLEA, from the coding sequence GTGCGCGAGTACGTCGTCGTCTTCCTCGTCGCGATGGCGGTCAGCTACCTGCTGACCGTCGTCGCGCGCGAGATCGCGCTGCGGACCGGGGCAGTCGCCCGGGTCCGTGACCGCGACGTGCACGACGAGCCGATCCCCTACCTGGGCGGGTTGGCGATGCTCGGTGGACTCGTCGCCGCCTACCTCGTCGCCCGCGAGCTGCCGTTCCTCTCCACCGGCGCCGGGGAGTTCGTCTTCCGCGACGCCGGCGTGGTGATCGGGGCCGGGGCGCTGATCTGCGCCGTCGGGGTCCTCGACGACCTCTTCGAGCTCGACGCCCTGACCAAGCTGGGCGGCCAGCTGCTCGCAGCCGGGTTCCTGGTCGCCTTCGGGGTCCAGTTCTACTTCTTCACCGTGCCGGGGGGAGAGGTCTTCTCCCTCGACGCCGCGCAGGGGGCGTTGCTCACGGGGTTCCTGGTCATCGCGACCGTCAACGCGGTCAACTTCGTCGACGGGCTCGACGGGCTGGCCGCGGGCGTGGTCGGCATCGGGGCGCTGGCCTTCTTCCTCTACTGCTACCAGCTGACCTCGATCAACGACACGTCGCGCGCCACGACCGCCGCCCTGCTGACGGTGGCGCTGGCCGGCGCGTGCGCCGGCTTCCTCCCGCACAACATCAACCCGGCCCGGCTCTTCATGGGGGACTCCGGCTCGATGCTGATCGGGCTGGTGCTCTCGGCGGGGGCCGTCACGCTCACCGGACAGTTCAACGAGGTCGACCTCTCCCAGGGCAGCGGGGCGGGCGGGGACGCCAGCCTGGTGCTGCTGCTGCCGATCCTGCTGCCGGTGGCCATCCTCGTCGTCCCGCTGCTCGACCTGGTGCTGGCCGTCGTACGTCGCACCCGGGCCGGACGCTCGCCCTTCGCCCCGGACAAGCAGCACCTGCACCACCGACTGCTCGAGATCGGGCACTCCCAGCGCCGGGCGGTCTTCATCATGTGGCTCTGGGCCGGGCTGGTGGCCTTCGGCACCGTCCTGGTGAGCCTGTACTCCGGCCCGCTCGTGGTCGGCGGGGTGGTGGCGGCGACCCTGTTCACCGTGGGTCTGACCTTCCTGCTGCCGAGGCTGCACCGCGCCGGCCTGGAGGCTTGA
- the prmC gene encoding peptide chain release factor N(5)-glutamine methyltransferase: protein MPARRALVSRATQTLADAGVASPEADAAGLLAHVLGTTRAALVLVDEVDEERATAYAALVARRAAREPLQHLTGTAAFRHVELAVGPGVFVPRPETELLAGWAVERATALPAPVVVDLCTGSGAIAAAVKHEVPHAAVHAVELSPEAHAYAERNLAGRDVDLRLGDAFEAFDDLLGSVDVVVCNPPYVPLEAWESVAVEARDHDPHLALFSGDDGLDAIRVLARRAADLLRPDGVLGVEHADVQGESVPAVLSGTGRWVDVRDHRDLAGRARFATARLAR, encoded by the coding sequence GTGCCCGCCCGTCGTGCCCTGGTCTCGCGGGCCACGCAGACCCTCGCCGACGCGGGTGTCGCCAGCCCGGAGGCCGACGCCGCAGGGCTGCTCGCCCACGTCCTCGGCACCACGCGCGCGGCGCTGGTGCTCGTCGACGAGGTGGACGAGGAGCGTGCCACGGCCTACGCCGCTCTCGTGGCCCGGCGCGCGGCCCGCGAGCCACTGCAGCACCTCACCGGCACCGCCGCCTTCCGGCACGTCGAGCTGGCCGTCGGGCCCGGTGTCTTCGTCCCGCGGCCGGAGACCGAGCTGCTGGCGGGGTGGGCGGTCGAGCGGGCCACGGCCCTGCCCGCGCCCGTCGTCGTCGACCTGTGCACGGGGTCGGGGGCCATCGCGGCCGCGGTGAAGCACGAGGTGCCCCACGCCGCGGTGCACGCGGTCGAGCTCAGCCCTGAGGCGCACGCCTATGCCGAGCGCAACCTGGCGGGTCGGGACGTCGACCTGCGCCTCGGCGACGCCTTCGAGGCGTTCGACGACCTGCTCGGCTCCGTCGACGTGGTGGTCTGCAACCCGCCGTACGTGCCGCTCGAGGCATGGGAGTCGGTGGCGGTCGAGGCACGCGACCACGACCCGCACCTGGCCCTGTTCTCGGGTGACGACGGCCTGGACGCCATCAGGGTCCTGGCCCGTCGGGCTGCCGACCTCCTGCGACCCGACGGGGTCCTGGGTGTCGAGCACGCCGACGTCCAGGGCGAGAGCGTCCCGGCCGTGCTGAGCGGCACCGGCCGATGGGTCGACGTGCGCGACCACCGCGACCTGGCCGGGCGTGCGCGGTTCGCGACGGCGCGACTGGCACGATGA
- a CDS encoding AtpZ/AtpI family protein, which yields MHGDPWMAFGYLVAGVLLYGAVGYGLDRWLGTQFLVVVGILLGAALGTFQTWARFKAPPAPPDTKPDQPPAKQ from the coding sequence GTGCACGGGGACCCCTGGATGGCCTTCGGCTACCTGGTCGCCGGAGTGCTGCTCTACGGTGCGGTGGGATACGGACTCGACCGCTGGCTGGGGACGCAGTTCCTGGTCGTGGTCGGCATCCTGCTGGGCGCCGCGCTCGGCACCTTCCAGACCTGGGCCCGGTTCAAGGCGCCCCCCGCACCACCGGACACGAAGCCCGACCAGCCGCCCGCCAAGCAGTGA
- a CDS encoding F0F1 ATP synthase subunit B gives MPSLNAPLVVRAAAEGELNPLIPHPIEIVLALVVFGILFFAVKKFVVPAFEATYAERTKAIEGGLAAAETKQAEADAKLAELEQQLSEARHEAARIREEAREQGAAIIAEMREQAQAESARIVEHGKTQIEAERQQAVTSLRAEVGALATGLAGRIVGESLEDEARQSRVVERFLADLESGTPGVN, from the coding sequence ATGCCATCACTGAACGCGCCCCTCGTGGTGAGGGCCGCCGCAGAGGGTGAGCTCAACCCGCTCATCCCGCACCCGATCGAGATCGTTCTCGCTCTCGTGGTGTTCGGCATCCTCTTCTTCGCCGTGAAGAAGTTCGTCGTGCCCGCCTTCGAGGCGACCTACGCCGAGCGGACCAAGGCGATCGAGGGCGGCCTGGCCGCCGCCGAGACCAAGCAGGCCGAGGCCGACGCCAAGCTCGCCGAGCTCGAGCAGCAGCTCTCCGAGGCCCGCCACGAGGCGGCGCGCATCCGTGAGGAGGCGCGTGAGCAGGGTGCTGCGATCATCGCCGAGATGCGCGAGCAGGCCCAGGCCGAGTCGGCTCGCATCGTCGAGCACGGCAAGACGCAGATCGAGGCCGAGCGCCAGCAGGCGGTCACCTCGCTGCGGGCGGAGGTCGGCGCCCTGGCGACCGGCCTGGCCGGTCGCATCGTGGGCGAGAGCCTGGAGGACGAGGCCCGACAGAGCCGCGTCGTCGAGCGCTTCCTCGCCGACCTCGAGTCCGGGACGCCGGGGGTCAACTGA
- the atpA gene encoding F0F1 ATP synthase subunit alpha translates to MTELSIRPDEIRDALQKYVADYQPDAATREEVGTVAQAADGIARVSGLPSAMANELLEFEDGTLGLALNLDTREIGVVILGDFDKIEEGQTVRRTGEILSVPVGDGFMGRVVDPLGKPIDGLGEIASDTRRALELQAPNVVQRKSVHEPLATGIKAIDSMTPIGRGQRQLIIGDRATGKTTIAIDTIINQKQNWESGDPTKQVRCIYVAIGQKGSTIASVRGALEEAGALEYTTIVAAPASDSAGFKYLAPYTGSAIGQQWMYDGKHVLIVFDDLTKQAEAYRAVSLLLRRPPGREAYPGDVFYLHSRLLERCAKLSDELGAGSMTGLPIIETKANDVSAFIPTNVISITDGQIFLQSDLFAANQRPAIDVGVSVSRVGGAAMTKAMKAVTGSLKVDLAQFRAMEAFAMFASDLDAASRQQLDRGQRLMALLKQPAYSPYALEDMTVSLWLGTTGRLDKVPVQDVLRFEQEFIDFVKRSHEGILAAIRETQKFEDEDGLAAAYDAFLTQFETSEGGAIKAGHEESEALEDDELGQEQIVKQKRG, encoded by the coding sequence ATGACGGAGCTCTCCATCCGTCCGGACGAGATCCGCGACGCGCTGCAGAAGTACGTCGCCGACTACCAGCCCGACGCGGCCACCCGCGAAGAGGTCGGCACGGTCGCGCAGGCCGCGGACGGCATCGCCCGCGTCAGCGGCCTGCCCTCGGCGATGGCCAACGAGCTGCTGGAGTTCGAGGACGGCACCCTGGGCCTGGCCCTGAACCTCGACACCCGCGAGATCGGTGTCGTCATCCTCGGTGACTTCGACAAGATCGAGGAGGGCCAGACGGTCCGCCGCACCGGCGAGATCCTCTCGGTCCCGGTCGGCGACGGGTTCATGGGTCGCGTCGTCGACCCGCTCGGCAAGCCGATCGACGGCCTCGGCGAGATCGCCTCCGACACCCGCCGCGCCCTGGAGCTCCAGGCCCCGAACGTGGTGCAGCGCAAGTCGGTGCACGAGCCGCTGGCCACCGGCATCAAGGCCATCGACTCGATGACCCCGATCGGCCGTGGTCAGCGCCAGCTGATCATCGGCGACCGCGCCACCGGCAAGACCACGATCGCGATCGACACGATCATCAACCAGAAGCAGAACTGGGAGTCGGGCGACCCGACCAAGCAGGTCCGCTGCATCTACGTCGCCATCGGCCAGAAGGGCTCGACGATCGCCTCCGTGCGTGGTGCCCTCGAGGAGGCCGGCGCGCTGGAGTACACCACCATCGTGGCCGCCCCGGCGTCCGACTCCGCCGGCTTCAAGTACCTCGCGCCCTACACCGGCTCGGCCATCGGCCAGCAGTGGATGTACGACGGCAAGCACGTCCTGATCGTCTTCGACGACCTGACCAAGCAGGCCGAGGCCTACCGCGCCGTCTCGCTGCTGCTGCGTCGCCCGCCGGGCCGCGAGGCCTACCCGGGTGACGTCTTCTACCTGCACTCGCGCCTGCTGGAGCGCTGCGCGAAGCTCTCCGACGAGCTCGGTGCCGGCTCGATGACGGGTCTTCCCATCATCGAGACCAAGGCCAACGACGTCTCGGCGTTCATCCCGACCAACGTCATCTCGATCACCGACGGTCAGATCTTCTTGCAGTCCGACCTGTTCGCGGCCAACCAGCGCCCCGCCATCGACGTGGGTGTCTCGGTGTCGCGCGTGGGTGGTGCGGCGATGACCAAGGCGATGAAGGCGGTCACCGGCTCGCTGAAGGTCGACCTGGCGCAGTTCCGCGCCATGGAGGCCTTCGCCATGTTCGCCTCCGACCTCGACGCGGCCTCGCGCCAGCAGCTCGACCGCGGTCAGCGCCTGATGGCCCTGCTCAAGCAGCCGGCCTACTCGCCGTACGCCCTCGAGGACATGACCGTCTCGCTGTGGCTCGGCACCACCGGCCGCCTCGACAAGGTCCCGGTCCAGGACGTGCTGCGCTTCGAGCAGGAGTTCATCGACTTCGTCAAGCGCTCGCACGAGGGGATCCTCGCGGCCATCCGCGAGACCCAGAAGTTCGAGGACGAGGACGGCCTGGCCGCCGCGTACGACGCCTTCCTCACGCAGTTCGAGACCTCTGAGGGTGGGGCCATCAAGGCCGGCCACGAGGAGTCCGAGGCGCTCGAGGACGACGAGCTCGGCCAGGAGCAGATCGTCAAGCAGAAGCGGGGCTGA